A single Apostichopus japonicus isolate 1M-3 chromosome 11, ASM3797524v1, whole genome shotgun sequence DNA region contains:
- the LOC139975858 gene encoding uncharacterized protein isoform X3, with protein sequence MTYKILKEKRKSVTSPPRNSERSKEPTADLQDEKQVQKDNYKTIPAPSLLYNSEKSKEPIADIEDDKQVQKDNYKTIPVPSPLYNEPIADIEDEIQIQDNHNNPVSAQSVPCHKNKIQQQEENDREAPIEDIEDEKQTRVNRNNPVSALFIPCSKYTLNRIQQQEENETELCMIIHKELEELIKELERLRQQEDDVIRRFETSGSFPYQLDYSNKPMGFQGRAMQNREAVANRKILLEDLRQLSAGFRKTQDEAFRRFKSKTGGSYHNIKKPVQKRETVTERKLVRMVAPVAFKEERSSCEEKETLNVPVPTGLSKNSACSLQDKSCMEEEVVITTEGGLIEIQDTGVSLEIPPGALEEEQLIKMRIVSDDYHDDLAESFGSNASVVVELLPSNLALLKPAKLTLPHCLVLKLGCEWKAKIYTSHHEKGNQPLWEEDLFASCELHKSFCLIWLQRFCWKKVIVGEEIIDAKFIILFAARRGPFSNSYAYVDVGFCSELPSCQEKKEDVLHHLRIAFYKKGELPLTILFDKDLPSIWTYYPGAENPKQIAFQRVATSNKCLSTFVLKWQGNLEITDCTCYFKAGQGTDLVDLIFPLQKWHLSSSKFVSSSNSDVKIANNKRPPAAEETTETSCSAKTTTVPSDLCSAHLSISRGEPQKTSGPPLDYTVSSTCPECIDVLQYLAQELTDNWQEVGRKLRLTDSILKTIKNDNKDSSKQRCYKMLTKWMQKYGSGATYTVLGKALEEADRKDLQEYVYDNVKI encoded by the exons ATGACCTATAAGATACTAAAGGAGAAAAGAAAATCTGTGACGTCCCCACCACGCAat TCTGAAAGGTCGAAGGAGCCCACAGCAGACTTACAAGATGAGAAACAAGTACAGAAGGACAATTATAAAACCATTCCTGCTCCATCCCTACTGTACAAT tcTGAAAAGTCAAAGGAGCCCATAGCAGACATAGAAGATGACAAGCAAGTACAGAAGGACAATTATAAAACCATTCCTGTTCCATCTCCACTGTACAAT GAGCCCATTGCAGACATAGAAGATGAGATACAAATACAGGACAACCATAATAACCCTGTTTCTGCTCAATCTGTACCATGCCAT AAGAACAAGATACAACAGCAGGAGGAGAATGATAGAGAG GCGCCCATTGAAGACATAGAAGATGAGAAACAAACACGGGTCAACCGTAATAACCCTGTATCTGCTCTATTTATACCGTGCAGT AAGTACACCTTAAACAGGATACAACAGCAGGAGGAGAATGAAACAGAG CTCTGTATGATCATACATAAGGAGTTGGAAGAGCTGATTAAGGAATTAGAAAGGTTAAGGCAACAAGAGGATGATGTTATCCGAAGGTTCGAGACAAGTGGATCTTTTCCTTATCAACTGGACTATTCCAATAAGCCAATGGGCTTTCAAGGGAGGGCTATGCAGAACAGAGAAGCTGTAGCTAACAGAAAAATA CTATTAGAGGATCTCAGACAACTCTCAGCAGGCTTCAGAAAAACTCAAGATGAGGCTTTCAGAAGGTTTAAGTCCAAGACAGGTGGATCTTATCATAATATCAAAAAACCAGTGCAGAAAAGAGAAACCGTGACTGAAAGAAAACTAGTAAGAATG GTTGCACCAGTGGCTTTCAAGGAGGAAAGATCATCATGTGAAGAAAAGGAGACTTTAAATGTACCAGTTCCAACAG GCTTGAGTAAGAATTCAGCATGCAGCCTACAAGATAAAAGTTGTATGGAAGAAGAAGTGGTGATCACAACAGAAGGTGGATTAATAGAGATACAAGATACTGGTGTCAGCCTAGAAATACCTCCTGGTGCTCTGGAGGAGGAACAATTGATTAAAATGAGAATTGTTTCAGATGATTACCATGATGATTTAGCTGAGTCATTTGGTAGTAACGCATCAGTTGTGGTAGAGCTCCTCCCTAGTAACCTTGCCCTACTGAAACCGGCAAAGCTGACATTGCCTCACtgtttggttctcaagttaggCTGTGAATGGAAAGCAAAGATATACACCAGTCATCATGAGAAAG GAAACCAACCACTTTGGGAAGAGGATCTATTTGCTTCATGTGAATTGCATAAAAGCTTTTGCTTGATATGGCTTCAGCGTTTTTGCTGGAAGAAAGTGATAGTTGGTGAGGAAATAATAGATGCCAAGTTCATTATATTGTTTGCTGCCAGACGTGGGCCTTTCTCTAACAGTTATGCATATGTGGATGTCGGCTTTTGCTCGGAATTACCAAGTTGTCAAGAG AAAAAGGAAGATGTCTTGCATCACCTTAGGATAGCATTTTACAAGAAAGGAGAGTTACCATTGACAATTTTGTTTGATAAAGATTTACCATCTATTTGGACATACTATCCTGGAGCAGAAAACCCAAAG CAAATAGCTTTCCAGAGGGTTGCTACTTCCAATAAATGTTTGTCCACATTTGTATTAAAATGGCAAGGGAACTTGGAAATAACTGACTGTACATGTTACTTCAAAGCTGGGCAAGGAACAGACCTTGTAGACTTAATATTTCCCCTTCAG AAATGGCACCTTTCAAGTTCTAAGTTTGTCAGTAGCTCAAATAGTGACGTGAAGATTGCCAACAATAAGCGTCCACCAGCTGCTGAAGAAACTACAGAGACAAGTTGCAGTGCTAAAACAACGACG GTACCAAGCGACTTATGTTCTGCACATCTCAGCATCTCAAGAGGAGAGCCCCAAAAAACAAGTGGACCCCCATTGGATTATACTGTATCCTCAACATGTCCTGAATGTATTGACGTCTTGCAG TACCTAGCTCAAGAATTGACAGACAACTGGCAGGAGGTTGGCAGAAAACTACGTCTAACAGATTCAATACTGAAGACAATAAAGAACGATAACAAGGATAGCTCTAAGCAAAGATGTTATAAGATGTTAACTAAGTGGATGCAAAAATATGGCAGTGGTGCAACATACACGGTACTAGGAAAGGCCTTGGAAGAAGCTGACAGAAAAGATCTGCAAGAATATGTGTATGACAATGTGAAGATATAA
- the LOC139975858 gene encoding uncharacterized protein isoform X4: MTYKILKEKRKSVTSPPRNSERSKEPTADLQDEKQVQKDNYKTIPAPSLLYNSEKSKEPIADIEDDKQVQKDNYKTIPVPSPLYNEPIADIEDEIQIQDNHNNPVSAQSVPCHKNKIQQQEENDREVCAMFPQHDAPIEDIEDEKQTRKYTLNRIQQQEENETELCMIIHKELEELIKELERLRQQEDDVIRRFETSGSFPYQLDYSNKPMGFQGRAMQNREAVANRKILLEDLRQLSAGFRKTQDEAFRRFKSKTGGSYHNIKKPVQKRETVTERKLVRMVAPVAFKEERSSCEEKETLNVPVPTGLSKNSACSLQDKSCMEEEVVITTEGGLIEIQDTGVSLEIPPGALEEEQLIKMRIVSDDYHDDLAESFGSNASVVVELLPSNLALLKPAKLTLPHCLVLKLGCEWKAKIYTSHHEKGNQPLWEEDLFASCELHKSFCLIWLQRFCWKKVIVGEEIIDAKFIILFAARRGPFSNSYAYVDVGFCSELPSCQEKKEDVLHHLRIAFYKKGELPLTILFDKDLPSIWTYYPGAENPKQIAFQRVATSNKCLSTFVLKWQGNLEITDCTCYFKAGQGTDLVDLIFPLQKWHLSSSKFVSSSNSDVKIANNKRPPAAEETTETSCSAKTTTVPSDLCSAHLSISRGEPQKTSGPPLDYTVSSTCPECIDVLQYLAQELTDNWQEVGRKLRLTDSILKTIKNDNKDSSKQRCYKMLTKWMQKYGSGATYTVLGKALEEADRKDLQEYVYDNVKI; the protein is encoded by the exons ATGACCTATAAGATACTAAAGGAGAAAAGAAAATCTGTGACGTCCCCACCACGCAat TCTGAAAGGTCGAAGGAGCCCACAGCAGACTTACAAGATGAGAAACAAGTACAGAAGGACAATTATAAAACCATTCCTGCTCCATCCCTACTGTACAAT tcTGAAAAGTCAAAGGAGCCCATAGCAGACATAGAAGATGACAAGCAAGTACAGAAGGACAATTATAAAACCATTCCTGTTCCATCTCCACTGTACAAT GAGCCCATTGCAGACATAGAAGATGAGATACAAATACAGGACAACCATAATAACCCTGTTTCTGCTCAATCTGTACCATGCCAT AAGAACAAGATACAACAGCAGGAGGAGAATGATAGAGAGGTATGTGCAATGTTTCCACAACACGAT GCGCCCATTGAAGACATAGAAGATGAGAAACAAACACGG AAGTACACCTTAAACAGGATACAACAGCAGGAGGAGAATGAAACAGAG CTCTGTATGATCATACATAAGGAGTTGGAAGAGCTGATTAAGGAATTAGAAAGGTTAAGGCAACAAGAGGATGATGTTATCCGAAGGTTCGAGACAAGTGGATCTTTTCCTTATCAACTGGACTATTCCAATAAGCCAATGGGCTTTCAAGGGAGGGCTATGCAGAACAGAGAAGCTGTAGCTAACAGAAAAATA CTATTAGAGGATCTCAGACAACTCTCAGCAGGCTTCAGAAAAACTCAAGATGAGGCTTTCAGAAGGTTTAAGTCCAAGACAGGTGGATCTTATCATAATATCAAAAAACCAGTGCAGAAAAGAGAAACCGTGACTGAAAGAAAACTAGTAAGAATG GTTGCACCAGTGGCTTTCAAGGAGGAAAGATCATCATGTGAAGAAAAGGAGACTTTAAATGTACCAGTTCCAACAG GCTTGAGTAAGAATTCAGCATGCAGCCTACAAGATAAAAGTTGTATGGAAGAAGAAGTGGTGATCACAACAGAAGGTGGATTAATAGAGATACAAGATACTGGTGTCAGCCTAGAAATACCTCCTGGTGCTCTGGAGGAGGAACAATTGATTAAAATGAGAATTGTTTCAGATGATTACCATGATGATTTAGCTGAGTCATTTGGTAGTAACGCATCAGTTGTGGTAGAGCTCCTCCCTAGTAACCTTGCCCTACTGAAACCGGCAAAGCTGACATTGCCTCACtgtttggttctcaagttaggCTGTGAATGGAAAGCAAAGATATACACCAGTCATCATGAGAAAG GAAACCAACCACTTTGGGAAGAGGATCTATTTGCTTCATGTGAATTGCATAAAAGCTTTTGCTTGATATGGCTTCAGCGTTTTTGCTGGAAGAAAGTGATAGTTGGTGAGGAAATAATAGATGCCAAGTTCATTATATTGTTTGCTGCCAGACGTGGGCCTTTCTCTAACAGTTATGCATATGTGGATGTCGGCTTTTGCTCGGAATTACCAAGTTGTCAAGAG AAAAAGGAAGATGTCTTGCATCACCTTAGGATAGCATTTTACAAGAAAGGAGAGTTACCATTGACAATTTTGTTTGATAAAGATTTACCATCTATTTGGACATACTATCCTGGAGCAGAAAACCCAAAG CAAATAGCTTTCCAGAGGGTTGCTACTTCCAATAAATGTTTGTCCACATTTGTATTAAAATGGCAAGGGAACTTGGAAATAACTGACTGTACATGTTACTTCAAAGCTGGGCAAGGAACAGACCTTGTAGACTTAATATTTCCCCTTCAG AAATGGCACCTTTCAAGTTCTAAGTTTGTCAGTAGCTCAAATAGTGACGTGAAGATTGCCAACAATAAGCGTCCACCAGCTGCTGAAGAAACTACAGAGACAAGTTGCAGTGCTAAAACAACGACG GTACCAAGCGACTTATGTTCTGCACATCTCAGCATCTCAAGAGGAGAGCCCCAAAAAACAAGTGGACCCCCATTGGATTATACTGTATCCTCAACATGTCCTGAATGTATTGACGTCTTGCAG TACCTAGCTCAAGAATTGACAGACAACTGGCAGGAGGTTGGCAGAAAACTACGTCTAACAGATTCAATACTGAAGACAATAAAGAACGATAACAAGGATAGCTCTAAGCAAAGATGTTATAAGATGTTAACTAAGTGGATGCAAAAATATGGCAGTGGTGCAACATACACGGTACTAGGAAAGGCCTTGGAAGAAGCTGACAGAAAAGATCTGCAAGAATATGTGTATGACAATGTGAAGATATAA
- the LOC139975858 gene encoding uncharacterized protein isoform X2, which translates to MTYKILKEKRKSVTSPPRNSERSKEPTADLQDEKQVQKDNYKTIPAPSLLYNSEKSKEPIADIEDDKQVQKDNYKTIPVPSPLYNEPIADIEDEIQIQDNHNNPVSAQSVPCHKNKIQQQEENDREVCAMFPQHDAPIEDIEDEKQTRVNRNNPVSALFIPCSKYTLNRIQQQEENETELCMIIHKELEELIKELERLRQQEDDVIRRFETSGSFPYQLDYSNKPMGFQGRAMQNREAVANRKILLEDLRQLSAGFRKTQDEAFRRFKSKTGGSYHNIKKPVQKRETVTERKLVAPVAFKEERSSCEEKETLNVPVPTGLSKNSACSLQDKSCMEEEVVITTEGGLIEIQDTGVSLEIPPGALEEEQLIKMRIVSDDYHDDLAESFGSNASVVVELLPSNLALLKPAKLTLPHCLVLKLGCEWKAKIYTSHHEKGNQPLWEEDLFASCELHKSFCLIWLQRFCWKKVIVGEEIIDAKFIILFAARRGPFSNSYAYVDVGFCSELPSCQEKKEDVLHHLRIAFYKKGELPLTILFDKDLPSIWTYYPGAENPKQIAFQRVATSNKCLSTFVLKWQGNLEITDCTCYFKAGQGTDLVDLIFPLQKWHLSSSKFVSSSNSDVKIANNKRPPAAEETTETSCSAKTTTVPSDLCSAHLSISRGEPQKTSGPPLDYTVSSTCPECIDVLQYLAQELTDNWQEVGRKLRLTDSILKTIKNDNKDSSKQRCYKMLTKWMQKYGSGATYTVLGKALEEADRKDLQEYVYDNVKI; encoded by the exons ATGACCTATAAGATACTAAAGGAGAAAAGAAAATCTGTGACGTCCCCACCACGCAat TCTGAAAGGTCGAAGGAGCCCACAGCAGACTTACAAGATGAGAAACAAGTACAGAAGGACAATTATAAAACCATTCCTGCTCCATCCCTACTGTACAAT tcTGAAAAGTCAAAGGAGCCCATAGCAGACATAGAAGATGACAAGCAAGTACAGAAGGACAATTATAAAACCATTCCTGTTCCATCTCCACTGTACAAT GAGCCCATTGCAGACATAGAAGATGAGATACAAATACAGGACAACCATAATAACCCTGTTTCTGCTCAATCTGTACCATGCCAT AAGAACAAGATACAACAGCAGGAGGAGAATGATAGAGAGGTATGTGCAATGTTTCCACAACACGAT GCGCCCATTGAAGACATAGAAGATGAGAAACAAACACGGGTCAACCGTAATAACCCTGTATCTGCTCTATTTATACCGTGCAGT AAGTACACCTTAAACAGGATACAACAGCAGGAGGAGAATGAAACAGAG CTCTGTATGATCATACATAAGGAGTTGGAAGAGCTGATTAAGGAATTAGAAAGGTTAAGGCAACAAGAGGATGATGTTATCCGAAGGTTCGAGACAAGTGGATCTTTTCCTTATCAACTGGACTATTCCAATAAGCCAATGGGCTTTCAAGGGAGGGCTATGCAGAACAGAGAAGCTGTAGCTAACAGAAAAATA CTATTAGAGGATCTCAGACAACTCTCAGCAGGCTTCAGAAAAACTCAAGATGAGGCTTTCAGAAGGTTTAAGTCCAAGACAGGTGGATCTTATCATAATATCAAAAAACCAGTGCAGAAAAGAGAAACCGTGACTGAAAGAAAACTA GTTGCACCAGTGGCTTTCAAGGAGGAAAGATCATCATGTGAAGAAAAGGAGACTTTAAATGTACCAGTTCCAACAG GCTTGAGTAAGAATTCAGCATGCAGCCTACAAGATAAAAGTTGTATGGAAGAAGAAGTGGTGATCACAACAGAAGGTGGATTAATAGAGATACAAGATACTGGTGTCAGCCTAGAAATACCTCCTGGTGCTCTGGAGGAGGAACAATTGATTAAAATGAGAATTGTTTCAGATGATTACCATGATGATTTAGCTGAGTCATTTGGTAGTAACGCATCAGTTGTGGTAGAGCTCCTCCCTAGTAACCTTGCCCTACTGAAACCGGCAAAGCTGACATTGCCTCACtgtttggttctcaagttaggCTGTGAATGGAAAGCAAAGATATACACCAGTCATCATGAGAAAG GAAACCAACCACTTTGGGAAGAGGATCTATTTGCTTCATGTGAATTGCATAAAAGCTTTTGCTTGATATGGCTTCAGCGTTTTTGCTGGAAGAAAGTGATAGTTGGTGAGGAAATAATAGATGCCAAGTTCATTATATTGTTTGCTGCCAGACGTGGGCCTTTCTCTAACAGTTATGCATATGTGGATGTCGGCTTTTGCTCGGAATTACCAAGTTGTCAAGAG AAAAAGGAAGATGTCTTGCATCACCTTAGGATAGCATTTTACAAGAAAGGAGAGTTACCATTGACAATTTTGTTTGATAAAGATTTACCATCTATTTGGACATACTATCCTGGAGCAGAAAACCCAAAG CAAATAGCTTTCCAGAGGGTTGCTACTTCCAATAAATGTTTGTCCACATTTGTATTAAAATGGCAAGGGAACTTGGAAATAACTGACTGTACATGTTACTTCAAAGCTGGGCAAGGAACAGACCTTGTAGACTTAATATTTCCCCTTCAG AAATGGCACCTTTCAAGTTCTAAGTTTGTCAGTAGCTCAAATAGTGACGTGAAGATTGCCAACAATAAGCGTCCACCAGCTGCTGAAGAAACTACAGAGACAAGTTGCAGTGCTAAAACAACGACG GTACCAAGCGACTTATGTTCTGCACATCTCAGCATCTCAAGAGGAGAGCCCCAAAAAACAAGTGGACCCCCATTGGATTATACTGTATCCTCAACATGTCCTGAATGTATTGACGTCTTGCAG TACCTAGCTCAAGAATTGACAGACAACTGGCAGGAGGTTGGCAGAAAACTACGTCTAACAGATTCAATACTGAAGACAATAAAGAACGATAACAAGGATAGCTCTAAGCAAAGATGTTATAAGATGTTAACTAAGTGGATGCAAAAATATGGCAGTGGTGCAACATACACGGTACTAGGAAAGGCCTTGGAAGAAGCTGACAGAAAAGATCTGCAAGAATATGTGTATGACAATGTGAAGATATAA
- the LOC139975858 gene encoding uncharacterized protein isoform X1 has product MTYKILKEKRKSVTSPPRNSERSKEPTADLQDEKQVQKDNYKTIPAPSLLYNSEKSKEPIADIEDDKQVQKDNYKTIPVPSPLYNEPIADIEDEIQIQDNHNNPVSAQSVPCHKNKIQQQEENDREVCAMFPQHDAPIEDIEDEKQTRVNRNNPVSALFIPCSKYTLNRIQQQEENETELCMIIHKELEELIKELERLRQQEDDVIRRFETSGSFPYQLDYSNKPMGFQGRAMQNREAVANRKILLEDLRQLSAGFRKTQDEAFRRFKSKTGGSYHNIKKPVQKRETVTERKLVRMVAPVAFKEERSSCEEKETLNVPVPTGLSKNSACSLQDKSCMEEEVVITTEGGLIEIQDTGVSLEIPPGALEEEQLIKMRIVSDDYHDDLAESFGSNASVVVELLPSNLALLKPAKLTLPHCLVLKLGCEWKAKIYTSHHEKGNQPLWEEDLFASCELHKSFCLIWLQRFCWKKVIVGEEIIDAKFIILFAARRGPFSNSYAYVDVGFCSELPSCQEKKEDVLHHLRIAFYKKGELPLTILFDKDLPSIWTYYPGAENPKQIAFQRVATSNKCLSTFVLKWQGNLEITDCTCYFKAGQGTDLVDLIFPLQKWHLSSSKFVSSSNSDVKIANNKRPPAAEETTETSCSAKTTTVPSDLCSAHLSISRGEPQKTSGPPLDYTVSSTCPECIDVLQYLAQELTDNWQEVGRKLRLTDSILKTIKNDNKDSSKQRCYKMLTKWMQKYGSGATYTVLGKALEEADRKDLQEYVYDNVKI; this is encoded by the exons ATGACCTATAAGATACTAAAGGAGAAAAGAAAATCTGTGACGTCCCCACCACGCAat TCTGAAAGGTCGAAGGAGCCCACAGCAGACTTACAAGATGAGAAACAAGTACAGAAGGACAATTATAAAACCATTCCTGCTCCATCCCTACTGTACAAT tcTGAAAAGTCAAAGGAGCCCATAGCAGACATAGAAGATGACAAGCAAGTACAGAAGGACAATTATAAAACCATTCCTGTTCCATCTCCACTGTACAAT GAGCCCATTGCAGACATAGAAGATGAGATACAAATACAGGACAACCATAATAACCCTGTTTCTGCTCAATCTGTACCATGCCAT AAGAACAAGATACAACAGCAGGAGGAGAATGATAGAGAGGTATGTGCAATGTTTCCACAACACGAT GCGCCCATTGAAGACATAGAAGATGAGAAACAAACACGGGTCAACCGTAATAACCCTGTATCTGCTCTATTTATACCGTGCAGT AAGTACACCTTAAACAGGATACAACAGCAGGAGGAGAATGAAACAGAG CTCTGTATGATCATACATAAGGAGTTGGAAGAGCTGATTAAGGAATTAGAAAGGTTAAGGCAACAAGAGGATGATGTTATCCGAAGGTTCGAGACAAGTGGATCTTTTCCTTATCAACTGGACTATTCCAATAAGCCAATGGGCTTTCAAGGGAGGGCTATGCAGAACAGAGAAGCTGTAGCTAACAGAAAAATA CTATTAGAGGATCTCAGACAACTCTCAGCAGGCTTCAGAAAAACTCAAGATGAGGCTTTCAGAAGGTTTAAGTCCAAGACAGGTGGATCTTATCATAATATCAAAAAACCAGTGCAGAAAAGAGAAACCGTGACTGAAAGAAAACTAGTAAGAATG GTTGCACCAGTGGCTTTCAAGGAGGAAAGATCATCATGTGAAGAAAAGGAGACTTTAAATGTACCAGTTCCAACAG GCTTGAGTAAGAATTCAGCATGCAGCCTACAAGATAAAAGTTGTATGGAAGAAGAAGTGGTGATCACAACAGAAGGTGGATTAATAGAGATACAAGATACTGGTGTCAGCCTAGAAATACCTCCTGGTGCTCTGGAGGAGGAACAATTGATTAAAATGAGAATTGTTTCAGATGATTACCATGATGATTTAGCTGAGTCATTTGGTAGTAACGCATCAGTTGTGGTAGAGCTCCTCCCTAGTAACCTTGCCCTACTGAAACCGGCAAAGCTGACATTGCCTCACtgtttggttctcaagttaggCTGTGAATGGAAAGCAAAGATATACACCAGTCATCATGAGAAAG GAAACCAACCACTTTGGGAAGAGGATCTATTTGCTTCATGTGAATTGCATAAAAGCTTTTGCTTGATATGGCTTCAGCGTTTTTGCTGGAAGAAAGTGATAGTTGGTGAGGAAATAATAGATGCCAAGTTCATTATATTGTTTGCTGCCAGACGTGGGCCTTTCTCTAACAGTTATGCATATGTGGATGTCGGCTTTTGCTCGGAATTACCAAGTTGTCAAGAG AAAAAGGAAGATGTCTTGCATCACCTTAGGATAGCATTTTACAAGAAAGGAGAGTTACCATTGACAATTTTGTTTGATAAAGATTTACCATCTATTTGGACATACTATCCTGGAGCAGAAAACCCAAAG CAAATAGCTTTCCAGAGGGTTGCTACTTCCAATAAATGTTTGTCCACATTTGTATTAAAATGGCAAGGGAACTTGGAAATAACTGACTGTACATGTTACTTCAAAGCTGGGCAAGGAACAGACCTTGTAGACTTAATATTTCCCCTTCAG AAATGGCACCTTTCAAGTTCTAAGTTTGTCAGTAGCTCAAATAGTGACGTGAAGATTGCCAACAATAAGCGTCCACCAGCTGCTGAAGAAACTACAGAGACAAGTTGCAGTGCTAAAACAACGACG GTACCAAGCGACTTATGTTCTGCACATCTCAGCATCTCAAGAGGAGAGCCCCAAAAAACAAGTGGACCCCCATTGGATTATACTGTATCCTCAACATGTCCTGAATGTATTGACGTCTTGCAG TACCTAGCTCAAGAATTGACAGACAACTGGCAGGAGGTTGGCAGAAAACTACGTCTAACAGATTCAATACTGAAGACAATAAAGAACGATAACAAGGATAGCTCTAAGCAAAGATGTTATAAGATGTTAACTAAGTGGATGCAAAAATATGGCAGTGGTGCAACATACACGGTACTAGGAAAGGCCTTGGAAGAAGCTGACAGAAAAGATCTGCAAGAATATGTGTATGACAATGTGAAGATATAA